The archaeon genome includes the window GAGTGGATCGAGGCGTGGTTCCCCAACACCACCTGGAACCAGTTCAATTCGACGCCGTACATGATCGGAGACTACGAGGAGTACTTCGGGAGGACGAAGTACGCGAAGGTGGGAGGGTGCTACTACTCGACCAGGCTGGCGGTCGCTGAGGCACTGGAGAGGGAGAGGAAGCAGGCGGCCGCGATCGTCCTAAGGGAGACGTACCCTGGATTCATCATGCCGCTTGGGGTCTGGAACGTCAGGGAGAGCATCAGGGAGCTGATGAGGCAGCCCTTCGAAAAGCACGAGACCTTTCGGACCGCGATGGGCTCAGCGCTCTCGAAGCTCAGGATCCCCCGGCAGAAGTGGGTCAGGGAGAGCGTTCTGATCTCGAGGGAGCTGACTCAGAGGAAGATCACTTCCTACTAGCCAGATAGGCCTAAATCCAAAGTCGGAGGCGAGGGCGACCTTGACAGAGAAGCTCTTCTGGAGCGACATGTACCTAGCGGAATTCGACGCGGTGGTGGTTTCGGCCGAAGGGAACAGGGTAGTCTTGGACAGGACCGCGTTCAATCCAAAGGGAGGAGGGCTGGTGTCGGACACAGGGGTGCTCGGGGCCTCGAAGGTCGTCGAGGCGGTCAAGGAGGGGGACGAGGTCGTGCACCTCGTCGAGGGGGATCTCGGGGCCGGCAAGGGAGCGGGCGTCCGCGGGGCGATAGACTGGGGGAGGAGGCACAGGATCATGCGGATGCACACGGCCGCCCATCTTCTGAGCGCTGTCGTCAACAGGGAGACGGGCGCCCTGATCACAGGGAACCAGATTTCGCCCGACGAGTCCAGGGTGGACTTCAACCTCGAAGACTTCCGGAAGGAGAAGGTAGAGCAGTACGTCCAGGCTGTCAACGGTGAGATATCGAGAGGACTGGAAGTCAAGACCTACTTCATGAAGAGAGAAGAGGCACTGGCGACGCCGGGGTTCGTGAAGCTGGCAGGGGCGGCTCCACCGTCGGTGGAGATGTTGAGGATAGTTCAGATCGGGGATGCGGACACGCAGGCAGACGGCGGGGTCCACGTAAGGAACACGAGAGAGATCGGGACGCTGGTCGTGAACAGGTCGGAGAACAAGGGGAAGAACAACCGACGCCTGTACTTCACGGTGCGGTAGGAAGGATATTAGACAGAAGCAGGTCGGAGGCTTCGTTGGCCGGCTTCGCGGACGCGCTCTCGAGGGAGACGGAGGTGAAGGTGACGGTCGCAAGGAGGTCGGGCGGAACCCTCGAGCTGCTGCCGATGTACGGGCTCAAGACCGTCTGGTTCAGGGACTTCGAGAGGGCCGGAAGTCTTGAGTTGAGCGTGGGGAACGAGAGGACGAAGGCCGTCCCGCGTGTCTTGAGAAACGCGGCCTCGGTCGAGGAAGTGAAGGGGAGGTTCGGCAAGAAGTACGGGGCAGGGGAGGTGAGGAAGTACTATCCGACTTCGGAAGTCGCCCTGAAGGTCGAGCTCTAGCCTAGCGCCTGCGCGCGACCCAGAGCGGCATCCGCTTCGCAGTGCAGTTTCCGCAGTAGGTCCTCATGAGCCGGCTCGGCTCGTCGAAGATGGTCGTGGAATGTGACATGCAGACCACCTGGCCGCACTCAGCGCAGGTAGCGACCGCGTGGCCTTTGCAAACCGAACATCTCGCCAAATTTTTTCACTTTTCTCGCGCCGATTGAACACAGTCAGTCCTCGTCGAACCCTGCAAGGTCGTCGTGGGCGAGACGTGCCTTTGGCGCAATGGTTGGGAAGGGCTTCCTGTTAATAAAGGCGAGCCCCTAAAACTTCGTCGGCTAGATGGGGAGCTTCGGCTCGCCTTCGTACTTCGACAGTCCCCTCTCGGCGAGGCCGTTCACGAATTCCCTGGCCTTTGAGGCCGGGACCCAGGGCGTCATCGTCTTCGAGTTTCCATCGGAGTCGCAGATCAGCGCGGCCGCCGTCCCGTTCTTGCCGGCGATCACCGAGTACAGGGACTCCTCTCCGACCGGGGTCCACTTCGCGGGGCCGATTTTGAGGAAGAGGAGCGGATAGCAGGGGCCCGCCACCGACTGGAGGAGGTCCATGGCCTCCTTGACCCTCGCTCTGCCGGCCTGGACCGCTTCGAAGTAGCTCATGCTGCTCCCCCCAGGTAGAGCAGGGTGAAGACGCCCGTGAGTGAGAGGAAGAGGCCTACGGCCTGGTTCTTTTCCAGCCTCTCGTGGAGGAAGACCATGGCGTAGGTGGCGGCAACGGCTCCTCCCATCCCCGAGAGGGCCGCGACTACGGGGAGCGAAGCTATTCCGCCTGCGATTCCGTAGCTGAAAGCGAGGAAGCCCACAGCCTCGAGGAGGCCCATGGCGACTATCGTAGCGGAGAAGTTACGCCTTGAGGGCCTGACTGACTGGTGAAGGAAGGGCGCAAGCAGGAATCCGGTCAGGGCCCCGACGCCCCGGAGGAAGACGGCCGGGAGGACGTAGCCGACCAGGGGGGTGGAGTATCCGACCCCGACGTACACTGTGCCGAAGAAGACGGAGGAGCCTACCGCCGACCCGACTCCGGCGGTGATCCGCCGACCGCCTGCCGCTGACTTTCCACGGATCTCTGAGACTCGCGTGGAGAGGAGAACGACTCCGGCGATTATCGCGGTGATCGCCAAGACCTGCGTGGGGAGGAGGAGTGCGCCCAGTATCGTGACCGAGAGGACTGCCGTCACTGCTGGATAGGTGTAGGCGATGGGGGCGACCACGGAGACGACCCCGGTGTGGAACGCGCGGTAGAGGTAGATGAAAGCCATGAAGTTGACGAGCCCAGAGACTACGAGGATCACAGCTGCCACCGGCGGCACGCTGAAGGTCGGGCTCAGTATGGGCACCAGGGCGAGGAGTATCACGAAGGTCGCCAGGTGCGAGTAGACCACAGTAGGGAAGTGGCCGACTGCCTCGGACTGTCTCCGGGACAGGTAGTCGGCTGTCCCCCAGCAAAGTGCCGCGATCAGTCCGAGGAGAACTGGGGTGTAGGCCATCTTTGTCTTGTGTCGGTCTTCTCCGACTCGGGTTTAAGAGGCGTCTCCTGGCCCTGAATTTGTTTGAAGATAGACGTCGAGGTGGCTTCATCTCCGGCCGAGGTGCCCGGGCTTGCGCGCAAGGCGGAGGAGATGGGGTTCGATTGTTTCTGGGTCAATGAGACGAAGCACGACGCCTTCGTCCAGCTGGCGTTGGCGGCGGCGGGCACGAAGAGAATAGGGGTAGGGTCGTCGATAGCGCTGGCCTTTACGAGGAGTCCGACGACGATTGCGTATGCGGCCTGGGACCTGCAGAGGCTGGCTGGGGGAAGGCTCCTTCTTGGGCTTGGGAGCCAGGTGAAGGGGCACATCGAACGCAGGTTCGGGATGAAGTGGGAGAGCCCGGCTTCGAAGATGAAGGACACGGTCCTCGCCGTCAGGGCGGTGTGGAAGTCGTGGCAGGAAGGCGTGCCTCTGCGCCACGACGGGAGGTTCTACAAGCTCGACCTGATGACGCCATTCTTCAGCCCCGGGGCGATGGAGTGGCCCAAGATACCGGTCTACCTTGCCACTGTGAACGAGGGGATGGCGCGGGTAGCCGGGCAGGTCGCCGACGGCGCCCACGTTCACCCCCTGCACACCGTGAAGTACCTCAGGGAGGTCCTCCGCCCCGCCCTTGACGAGGGGATGAAGAAGTCTGGAAGGAAGGGAGAGGACGTGACGGTCACTGCATCGGTCTTCTCTGCGGTCGGGAAGGACAGAAGGGAAGTCGTGGCCTCGAGGGAGGCTTGCAGGGGGCAGATTGCATTCTATGCATCCACGAGGACGTACAGGAAGGTAATGGAGGCTCACGGGTGGGGCGACGTCTGCGACAGGTTGCACGAGCTTTCGGTCAGAGGAGAGTGGGACAAGATGCCCGGCGAAGTCAGCGACGATGTGCTAGCAGAGATGGTCGTCGAGGGGACGTGGGACAAAATCGGACGACTCCTGGTCGAGAAATACCGCGGGCTTGTTGATAGGGTGAGGCTCTACACGCCGTTCGATGGAGGAGACGATTGGAAGGCGCTGGCGGTGACGGCTAGGTCTTGACGCTGATTTCTACTGCGTCAGGCTCCTCTTTGCCGACCCCATAGCGGAAGCCTGGGCTCTCATGGTAGGAGCTCTTGTAGTTGCCCGAGTTCCTTACGTATTCGAGGTACTCTGCGACCTCGTTGGCGTGGGAGAGGACGTTGTCGGCCACGACGACGCTCCCCTCGTGGAGGAGCCCTTCGCATGCGCGGAGGTAGCCGATGTACTCGTCCTTGGCGGCGTCAAGGAAGACCATGTCGAACGGGCCCTTGAGTGTGGGTATCAGGACCTTTGCGTCCCCGACCAATATCTCGACCCTGTCTGAGAGTCCGGCCTTTGTGAGGTTCGAGAGCGCGACCCTGGCCATGTCCTCGCGGACTTCAAGGCAGGTGAGCTTCTGCCCGGGCTTTAGGTGGCGGGCCATGCGGATCGCGCTGTAACCCACGAGGGTCCCGACCTCCAGGATGGTGGAAGGGTTGTGCTTTTCCAGGACCTCGTCGAGGAAAGCGCCCCTCTTTGGGCCGATGATCGGAAGGCCCTGCTCCGGAGCGATCTTCTCGATGGACTGCAGCACTTCTTCGGGCTTCATGGGATGGGATGGAGGTCTGGGCGCGTGTAAACCCTTCGGTGAACTGACGTTGGCCGGGACAATCTTTTAAGGCGGAGAGGGGCGGTTTCCATCTAGAGACATGTCCACCGAAC containing:
- a CDS encoding TIGR03617 family F420-dependent LLM class oxidoreductase; translation: MKIDVEVASSPAEVPGLARKAEEMGFDCFWVNETKHDAFVQLALAAAGTKRIGVGSSIALAFTRSPTTIAYAAWDLQRLAGGRLLLGLGSQVKGHIERRFGMKWESPASKMKDTVLAVRAVWKSWQEGVPLRHDGRFYKLDLMTPFFSPGAMEWPKIPVYLATVNEGMARVAGQVADGAHVHPLHTVKYLREVLRPALDEGMKKSGRKGEDVTVTASVFSAVGKDRREVVASREACRGQIAFYASTRTYRKVMEAHGWGDVCDRLHELSVRGEWDKMPGEVSDDVLAEMVVEGTWDKIGRLLVEKYRGLVDRVRLYTPFDGGDDWKALAVTARS
- a CDS encoding O-methyltransferase, with protein sequence MKPEEVLQSIEKIAPEQGLPIIGPKRGAFLDEVLEKHNPSTILEVGTLVGYSAIRMARHLKPGQKLTCLEVREDMARVALSNLTKAGLSDRVEILVGDAKVLIPTLKGPFDMVFLDAAKDEYIGYLRACEGLLHEGSVVVADNVLSHANEVAEYLEYVRNSGNYKSSYHESPGFRYGVGKEEPDAVEISVKT
- a CDS encoding DMT family transporter — encoded protein: MAYTPVLLGLIAALCWGTADYLSRRQSEAVGHFPTVVYSHLATFVILLALVPILSPTFSVPPVAAVILVVSGLVNFMAFIYLYRAFHTGVVSVVAPIAYTYPAVTAVLSVTILGALLLPTQVLAITAIIAGVVLLSTRVSEIRGKSAAGGRRITAGVGSAVGSSVFFGTVYVGVGYSTPLVGYVLPAVFLRGVGALTGFLLAPFLHQSVRPSRRNFSATIVAMGLLEAVGFLAFSYGIAGGIASLPVVAALSGMGGAVAATYAMVFLHERLEKNQAVGLFLSLTGVFTLLYLGGAA
- a CDS encoding alanyl-tRNA editing protein, with the translated sequence MYLAEFDAVVVSAEGNRVVLDRTAFNPKGGGLVSDTGVLGASKVVEAVKEGDEVVHLVEGDLGAGKGAGVRGAIDWGRRHRIMRMHTAAHLLSAVVNRETGALITGNQISPDESRVDFNLEDFRKEKVEQYVQAVNGEISRGLEVKTYFMKREEALATPGFVKLAGAAPPSVEMLRIVQIGDADTQADGGVHVRNTREIGTLVVNRSENKGKNNRRLYFTVR